A region of Streptomyces sp. WMMC500 DNA encodes the following proteins:
- a CDS encoding DeoR/GlpR family DNA-binding transcription regulator — MLRETRHEKLLSILGDEGVLPVREIATRLGVSEATARRDLTELGRAGRLTRVYGGAVAARADDERPFAEVADDDPGGRESVAARAAELVEDGDVVLLDIGTTTLALAQRLRGRPVTIVTSNLAVYEELRDDHAVTLILLGGEVRRNYRSVVGVLTESNLRELYVGRLFLGASGILPDGSVLDSTHVEVPVKRAMIRASRQVVLLASAGKFPGDSGLVRICGPEDVHMLITNTSSDPATLAAFGEAGVEVITV, encoded by the coding sequence ATGCTGCGAGAGACGCGCCACGAGAAGCTGCTCAGCATCCTCGGCGACGAGGGCGTACTGCCCGTCCGGGAGATCGCCACGCGGCTCGGCGTCAGCGAGGCCACGGCCCGCCGTGACCTCACGGAACTGGGCCGCGCCGGCCGCCTCACACGGGTCTACGGCGGCGCCGTAGCCGCCCGCGCGGACGACGAGAGACCCTTCGCCGAGGTCGCGGACGACGACCCCGGCGGCCGGGAGTCGGTCGCGGCCCGCGCCGCGGAGCTGGTCGAGGACGGCGACGTGGTGCTGCTCGACATCGGCACCACGACGCTGGCGCTGGCCCAGCGGCTGCGGGGCCGCCCTGTGACGATCGTCACCAGCAATCTCGCGGTCTACGAGGAACTGCGCGACGACCACGCGGTCACCCTGATACTGCTCGGCGGCGAGGTCCGGCGGAACTACCGCTCGGTCGTCGGCGTACTCACCGAGTCCAACCTCCGTGAGCTGTACGTCGGCCGCCTCTTCCTCGGCGCCAGCGGGATCCTCCCCGACGGCAGCGTGCTGGACAGCACCCACGTCGAGGTACCCGTCAAGCGCGCCATGATCAGGGCGTCCCGGCAGGTGGTGCTGCTCGCCAGCGCGGGCAAGTTCCCCGGCGACTCGGGGCTCGTCCGCATCTGCGGCCCCGAGGACGTGCACATGCTCATCACGAACACGTCGTCGGACCCGGCGACCCTCGCCGCCTTCGGCGAGGCCGGTGTGGAGGTAATCACAGTATGA
- a CDS encoding extracellular solute-binding protein, which produces MGLRNKGGGRGRTRALVPAALAAGLAVIAAGCVPGTDGSGAVEGGGAGGAGGVPDPSKAGNVTLTVWDQEVRGGTNAELEQLNEEFEEKYPNVKIKRVSRSFDDLKTTLKLALSGNKPPDIVQANQGYPDMVAFVQAGLLMPLDNYAGIYDWNTRYPNTLLNLNRVSADGKQFGTGRLYGISQTGEFIGVYYNKEKLADAGIEPPKTWKEFTDSLATLKDEGELPIQFGNLDQWPAIHNFGVLQDQHGAAEARDTVLGRGDGFDNAYTKDAAAELADWIDKGYLPKDANGRGYDDAYKQFADGQGGYLIAGTWLQADLKKPMGDNLGVMAPPPATAGGNPTTTGGQGLSWSVTSKSAHPEVAAAYLDFITNEHAADVMTENGVLPAVPGKAADAVDPDSPDGQMIAAWKRLNADDGLVPYLDYATPTFYDTTSAGLQDLIAGKTSPDGFAKKLQDDYGAFMEKQRGDDAGAEPAGS; this is translated from the coding sequence ATGGGATTGCGCAACAAGGGCGGCGGCCGAGGGCGGACCAGGGCACTCGTGCCCGCCGCGCTCGCCGCGGGACTTGCCGTGATAGCGGCCGGCTGCGTGCCCGGCACCGACGGCTCCGGCGCCGTCGAGGGCGGGGGCGCCGGCGGCGCGGGCGGCGTACCGGACCCGTCGAAGGCGGGGAACGTGACGCTGACCGTCTGGGACCAGGAGGTCCGCGGCGGCACCAACGCCGAACTCGAGCAGCTCAACGAGGAGTTCGAGGAGAAGTACCCGAACGTCAAGATCAAGCGGGTCTCCCGGAGCTTCGACGACCTGAAGACGACGCTGAAGCTCGCGCTGTCCGGCAACAAGCCGCCCGACATCGTCCAGGCCAACCAGGGCTACCCCGACATGGTCGCCTTCGTGCAGGCCGGGCTGCTGATGCCGCTCGACAACTACGCGGGCATCTACGACTGGAACACGCGCTATCCCAACACCCTGCTGAACCTCAACCGGGTCTCCGCCGACGGCAAGCAGTTCGGCACCGGCAGGCTCTACGGCATCTCCCAGACCGGTGAGTTCATCGGCGTCTACTACAACAAGGAGAAGCTGGCCGACGCGGGCATCGAGCCGCCGAAGACCTGGAAGGAGTTCACGGACAGCCTCGCCACCCTCAAGGACGAGGGCGAACTGCCCATCCAGTTCGGCAACCTCGACCAGTGGCCCGCCATCCACAACTTCGGCGTGCTCCAGGACCAGCACGGCGCCGCCGAGGCGCGCGACACCGTCCTCGGCCGCGGCGACGGCTTCGACAACGCGTACACGAAGGACGCCGCCGCGGAACTCGCCGACTGGATCGACAAGGGCTACCTGCCCAAGGACGCCAACGGCCGCGGCTACGACGACGCCTACAAGCAGTTCGCCGACGGCCAGGGCGGGTACCTGATCGCCGGCACCTGGCTGCAGGCCGACCTGAAGAAGCCCATGGGCGACAACCTCGGCGTCATGGCGCCGCCGCCGGCCACCGCGGGCGGCAACCCGACCACCACCGGCGGCCAGGGACTCTCGTGGTCCGTCACGTCCAAGTCCGCGCACCCCGAGGTCGCCGCCGCCTACCTCGACTTCATCACGAACGAGCACGCCGCCGACGTGATGACCGAGAACGGCGTGCTGCCCGCCGTGCCCGGCAAGGCCGCCGACGCGGTCGACCCCGACAGCCCCGACGGCCAGATGATCGCCGCCTGGAAGCGGCTGAACGCGGACGACGGCCTGGTCCCGTACCTGGACTACGCCACGCCCACGTTCTACGACACCACCTCCGCGGGGCTCCAGGACCTCATCGCCGGCAAGACGTCGCCCGACGGCTTCGCGAAGAAGCTGCAGGACGACTACGGGGCGTTCATGGAGAAGCAGCGCGGCGACGACGCCGGCGCCGAGCCTGCGGGGTCGTGA
- a CDS encoding sugar ABC transporter permease, translated as MKSLTAGYGRRAPGEPRAVGYLYVLPALVVYALFLLVPFGQSVWLSFLHWDGLTRATSAGFSNYTDIFTDPSLRAPFGHALVLLIFYSALPVCIGLLLAAAMSRIRVRGMTFFRTVLFLPQVLAMVVVGVAWQSILAPDGLLNDVLRGVGLDSLARPWLGDYDWALPAVGIVGTWVMTGLCLVLFLAGAQRIPKELYEAARLDGAGAFREFFAVTLPALRAEIAVALTLTIVAGLRNFDLIYVMTSGGPGEATSVPAYEVYHRAFELNQVGSAAAVGVALTVLIFTLTVTVSRLVEGRRS; from the coding sequence ATGAAGTCCCTCACCGCCGGCTACGGCCGCCGCGCGCCGGGCGAACCGCGCGCGGTCGGATACCTGTACGTCCTGCCCGCGCTGGTCGTCTACGCGCTGTTCCTGCTCGTCCCGTTCGGGCAGTCGGTGTGGCTGTCGTTCCTGCACTGGGACGGCCTGACCCGGGCCACCTCCGCGGGCTTCTCCAACTACACCGACATCTTCACCGACCCGTCCCTGCGCGCCCCCTTCGGGCACGCGCTGGTGCTGCTGATCTTCTACTCGGCGCTCCCGGTCTGCATCGGCCTGCTGCTCGCGGCGGCCATGTCGCGGATACGGGTGCGGGGCATGACGTTCTTCCGCACCGTGCTGTTCCTGCCGCAGGTGCTGGCGATGGTCGTCGTCGGCGTCGCGTGGCAGTCGATACTCGCCCCCGACGGGCTGCTGAACGACGTGCTGCGCGGCGTGGGCCTGGACTCGCTGGCCCGGCCCTGGCTCGGCGACTACGACTGGGCGCTGCCCGCCGTCGGCATCGTCGGCACCTGGGTGATGACCGGTCTGTGTCTCGTGCTGTTCCTCGCCGGTGCCCAGCGCATCCCCAAGGAGCTGTACGAGGCCGCGCGGCTGGACGGCGCGGGCGCGTTCCGCGAGTTCTTCGCCGTCACGCTGCCGGCGCTGCGCGCCGAGATCGCGGTCGCGCTGACTCTGACGATCGTCGCCGGGCTGCGCAACTTCGACCTCATCTACGTCATGACGAGCGGCGGCCCCGGCGAGGCCACCTCCGTACCGGCGTACGAGGTCTACCACCGCGCCTTCGAGCTGAACCAGGTCGGTTCCGCGGCGGCCGTGGGCGTCGCGCTCACCGTGCTGATCTTCACCCTGACCGTCACGGTCTCCCGGCTCGTCGAAGGACGCCGCTCATGA
- a CDS encoding 6-phospho-beta-glucosidase: MRLTVLGGGGFRVPLVFRALLEDSGEESGRCTELVLYDTEPRRLEAIGAVLAQHAADGAARGARPPAVRTTTDLDDALRDTDFVFSAIRAGGLEGRSRDERAALTEGLLGQETVGAGGVLYGLRSVPAAMHIAERVAAVAPNAWVINFTNPAGMVTEAMQRLLGDRVIGICDSPVGMARRAARALGVDPDRTELDYVGLNHLGWLRRILVDGEDRLPALLADPATLESFEEGKLFGAEWLQALGSLPNEYLHYYYFNREAVAALRDAPATRGEFLREQQAAFYAAAAADPGEAAAVWERTRKEREATYMAESRESTGGWQRDTCDLDGGGYDRVALALMRAIARDEHATLILNVPNRTTIPGLDADAVIEVPCRVDARGAHPIPTRPAAADQLGLMLTLKDVERTTIAAADTGSRAKALRAVALHPLVDSVNAANRILTARGI, from the coding sequence ATGAGGCTGACAGTGCTGGGCGGCGGCGGGTTCCGCGTGCCGCTGGTGTTCCGGGCCCTGCTCGAAGACAGCGGCGAGGAGTCCGGCCGGTGCACCGAGCTGGTGCTCTACGACACGGAGCCGCGGCGCCTGGAGGCCATCGGCGCCGTCCTCGCGCAGCACGCGGCGGACGGGGCGGCGAGAGGCGCCCGGCCGCCGGCGGTCCGTACCACCACCGACCTCGACGACGCCCTGCGCGACACGGACTTCGTCTTCTCCGCCATCCGCGCCGGCGGCCTCGAAGGCCGCAGCCGCGACGAGCGCGCGGCGCTGACCGAGGGCCTGCTCGGCCAGGAGACCGTCGGCGCCGGCGGCGTCCTGTACGGGCTGCGCTCCGTACCCGCCGCCATGCACATCGCCGAGCGGGTCGCCGCGGTCGCGCCGAACGCCTGGGTCATCAACTTCACCAACCCGGCGGGCATGGTCACCGAGGCCATGCAGCGCCTCCTGGGCGACCGCGTCATCGGCATCTGCGACTCCCCCGTCGGCATGGCCCGCCGCGCCGCCCGCGCCCTGGGCGTGGACCCGGACCGCACCGAGCTGGACTACGTGGGCCTCAACCACCTCGGCTGGCTGCGCCGCATCCTCGTCGACGGCGAGGACCGCCTGCCCGCGCTGCTCGCCGACCCGGCGACGCTGGAGTCCTTCGAGGAGGGCAAGCTCTTCGGCGCCGAGTGGCTGCAGGCGCTGGGCTCGCTGCCCAACGAGTACCTGCACTACTACTACTTCAACCGCGAGGCCGTCGCCGCCCTGCGCGACGCCCCGGCGACCCGCGGCGAGTTCCTGCGCGAGCAGCAGGCGGCGTTCTACGCCGCGGCGGCGGCGGACCCGGGCGAGGCGGCGGCGGTGTGGGAGCGCACGCGCAAGGAGCGCGAGGCGACGTACATGGCGGAGAGCCGGGAGAGCACGGGCGGCTGGCAGCGCGACACGTGCGACCTGGACGGGGGCGGCTACGACCGCGTGGCCCTGGCCCTGATGCGCGCCATCGCCCGCGACGAGCACGCCACCCTCATCCTCAACGTCCCCAACCGCACCACGATCCCGGGCCTGGACGCGGACGCGGTCATCGAGGTCCCGTGCCGCGTCGACGCCCGCGGCGCCCACCCGATCCCGACGCGCCCGGCGGCGGCGGACCAGTTGGGGCTGATGCTGACGCTGAAGGACGTGGAGCGCACGACGATCGCGGCGGCGGACACGGGCAGCCGGGCGAAGGCCCTGCGGGCGGTGGCGCTGCACCCGCTGGTGGACTCGGTGAACGCGGCGAACCGCATCCTGACGGCGCGGGGGATCTGA
- a CDS encoding NAD(P)H-dependent oxidoreductase, whose product MNLFRIDASILPGNSASAEIADAVQAEWAAAHPGATVQRRHLGTRPLPADAWALATTAGFTPAPERTDEQLQALALAEELAGELDRADAVLLAVPLYNYGVSQHFKAWADLVISGAGATTPVLKAKPTVLVSTKGGGYQPGAPREGWDHSTPYLRRVLVDMWQAELTVIERELTKAATTPAMESLREEAARIHANALDAARDAGRTLAASATRV is encoded by the coding sequence GTGAACCTCTTCCGCATCGATGCCAGCATCCTCCCCGGGAACTCGGCCTCCGCCGAGATCGCCGACGCGGTCCAGGCCGAATGGGCCGCCGCGCACCCCGGCGCCACGGTGCAGCGCCGCCACCTGGGCACCCGGCCCCTCCCCGCCGACGCCTGGGCGCTGGCCACGACCGCGGGATTCACCCCCGCCCCGGAGCGCACCGACGAGCAGCTCCAGGCTCTGGCGCTGGCCGAGGAACTGGCCGGCGAACTCGACCGCGCCGACGCGGTCCTGCTGGCCGTACCGCTCTACAACTACGGCGTCTCGCAGCACTTCAAGGCCTGGGCGGACCTGGTCATCAGCGGCGCGGGCGCCACCACCCCCGTACTCAAGGCGAAGCCGACGGTGCTGGTGTCCACCAAGGGCGGCGGCTACCAGCCCGGGGCGCCGCGGGAGGGCTGGGACCACTCGACGCCCTACCTGCGCCGGGTCCTGGTCGACATGTGGCAGGCCGAACTCACGGTGATCGAGCGGGAGCTGACCAAGGCCGCCACCACCCCGGCGATGGAGAGCCTGCGCGAGGAGGCGGCGCGCATCCACGCGAACGCGCTCGACGCCGCCCGCGACGCGGGCCGCACCCTGGCGGCTTCGGCGACCCGGGTGTGA
- a CDS encoding carbohydrate kinase family protein has translation MSTPSAVRTAIDPLAGTRAPGDPEHDVLLTGTVFMDIVFTGLEGAPVRGSENWARGMGSSPGGIANMATALARLGLRTTLAASFGTDLYGDYCWESLSESEGVDLSPSRRLAGWHSPVTVSMAYEGERTMVTHEHPAPPPVCATLPRARSVVASLEPGRDEEWVRQAHERGSQVFSDVGWDETGRWDLNALTGLRSSHAFLPNAAEAQQYTRTDSPEQAVRALAELVPIAVVTKGPDGAVAVDGVTGESADVPGLLVDALDPTGAGDVFVAGFMTGTLAGWPLADRLAFANLTAALSVQHFGGSLSAPDWTEVAAWWIEAAARAKAGDADAAEVARRYDFLDGLVPALVRSRPRRRAIPTIGFRDE, from the coding sequence TTGAGCACTCCCTCGGCGGTCCGCACAGCGATCGACCCGCTGGCGGGCACACGGGCTCCCGGCGATCCGGAGCACGACGTTCTCCTCACCGGCACCGTGTTCATGGACATCGTCTTCACCGGTCTCGAAGGCGCGCCCGTGCGCGGCAGCGAGAACTGGGCCCGCGGCATGGGCTCCAGCCCGGGCGGCATCGCGAACATGGCCACCGCGCTCGCCCGCCTCGGGTTGCGCACCACCCTCGCCGCCAGCTTCGGCACCGACCTCTACGGCGACTACTGCTGGGAGAGCCTCTCGGAGAGCGAGGGCGTCGACCTCAGCCCGTCGCGGCGGCTGGCCGGCTGGCACTCGCCGGTCACGGTCTCCATGGCGTACGAGGGCGAGCGCACCATGGTGACGCACGAGCACCCCGCGCCCCCGCCCGTCTGCGCCACGCTCCCGCGCGCCCGCTCCGTCGTGGCGTCGCTGGAGCCGGGCCGGGACGAGGAGTGGGTGCGGCAGGCGCACGAGCGGGGCTCGCAGGTCTTCTCCGACGTCGGCTGGGACGAGACCGGCCGCTGGGACCTGAACGCGCTGACCGGGCTGCGCTCCAGCCACGCCTTCCTGCCCAACGCCGCCGAGGCGCAGCAGTACACCCGCACCGACTCCCCGGAGCAGGCCGTACGCGCCCTCGCCGAGCTGGTGCCGATCGCCGTGGTGACCAAGGGCCCCGACGGCGCCGTCGCCGTGGACGGGGTCACCGGTGAGAGCGCCGACGTCCCCGGCCTGCTCGTGGACGCCCTCGACCCGACCGGCGCCGGCGACGTGTTCGTCGCCGGCTTCATGACCGGAACCCTGGCGGGCTGGCCGCTCGCCGACCGGCTCGCCTTCGCCAACCTCACCGCCGCGCTGTCCGTGCAGCACTTCGGCGGCTCGCTGTCCGCGCCGGACTGGACGGAGGTGGCCGCGTGGTGGATCGAGGCCGCCGCCCGCGCCAAGGCCGGCGACGCGGACGCCGCCGAGGTGGCCCGGCGGTACGACTTCCTGGACGGCCTGGTCCCGGCCCTGGTGCGGAGCCGTCCGCGCCGGCGGGCGATTCCGACCATCGGCTTCCGGGACGAGTAG
- a CDS encoding GNAT family N-acetyltransferase, whose protein sequence is MSDLAESLESMQQLAVGWRAMVLDRDAGADVRDVPGLAVRWADCRFAFWNALTLTDAGTDAELLGQRLSQAAEIMRSKEHPGLLWLFEDLLDDEARSMLEAAAEQAGLQHAFGGTGMSGDLLPIPEPVHRDLTFVRVSTDEQLRAYADLNARAYGFPLEEGRDGLVGSTLWKNGVYAYLAMRGDVPVACAGAVAADGRLFVVLVATDPEWQRRGYGEAVTRKALHEGARATGLTRATLHATEAGAPVYTRIGFKPNSPICYCGLKG, encoded by the coding sequence ATGAGTGACCTTGCGGAGTCCCTCGAATCGATGCAGCAGCTCGCTGTGGGCTGGCGGGCCATGGTGCTCGATCGGGATGCAGGCGCGGACGTGCGCGACGTCCCCGGCCTGGCAGTCCGCTGGGCCGACTGCCGGTTCGCCTTCTGGAACGCCCTCACCTTGACCGATGCGGGCACGGACGCCGAGCTCCTCGGGCAACGCCTGAGCCAGGCAGCGGAGATCATGCGCTCGAAGGAGCACCCGGGCCTGCTGTGGCTTTTCGAAGATCTTCTCGATGACGAGGCCCGTTCCATGCTTGAGGCAGCGGCAGAGCAGGCAGGTCTTCAGCACGCCTTCGGCGGTACGGGCATGTCCGGAGACCTGCTACCCATCCCCGAACCGGTCCACCGCGACCTGACTTTCGTGCGCGTGAGCACGGACGAGCAGTTGCGAGCCTATGCGGACCTCAACGCACGTGCCTACGGGTTTCCGTTGGAAGAGGGCCGCGACGGACTCGTCGGCTCCACGTTGTGGAAGAACGGGGTGTACGCCTATCTGGCCATGCGAGGCGACGTCCCCGTAGCGTGCGCGGGCGCAGTCGCAGCAGACGGCCGCCTCTTCGTCGTGCTCGTCGCCACGGACCCGGAGTGGCAGCGCAGAGGCTACGGCGAGGCGGTCACCCGCAAGGCGCTCCACGAAGGCGCCCGGGCCACCGGACTGACCCGGGCCACGTTGCACGCCACCGAGGCCGGGGCTCCCGTATACACACGGATCGGCTTCAAGCCGAACTCCCCGATCTGCTACTGCGGGCTGAAAGGCTGA
- a CDS encoding aldolase: protein MTVEKIGDLTAARVHNPEAVAIAAAARRPAASPLGGGEPGRAMIIAADHPARGANAVGGDAHAMADRGLLLERLCLALERPGVTGVLATADILEDLLLLGVLDGKSVFGSMNRGGLAGSAFEIDDRFTGYDAETIDALGFDGGKMLTRIALDDPATAATLESSARAVDALADRRLIAMVEPFLSRWENGRVRNDLSPDAVVTSVSIASGLGRRSAYTWLKLPVVPEMERVVAATTLPVLLLGGDAGGADDQRAVFDAWRGALRLPGVQGLVVGRSLLYPADGDVSGAVDRAVSLL from the coding sequence ATGACCGTTGAGAAGATCGGCGACCTGACCGCCGCCCGCGTCCACAACCCCGAGGCCGTCGCCATCGCGGCGGCGGCCCGCCGTCCCGCCGCGTCGCCGCTCGGCGGCGGCGAGCCGGGCCGGGCCATGATCATCGCCGCCGACCACCCCGCCCGCGGCGCCAACGCCGTCGGCGGCGACGCCCACGCCATGGCCGACCGCGGACTGCTGCTGGAGCGGCTGTGCCTGGCCCTGGAACGGCCCGGCGTCACCGGCGTGCTGGCCACCGCCGACATCCTGGAGGACCTGCTCCTCCTCGGCGTCCTCGACGGCAAGTCCGTCTTCGGCTCCATGAACCGCGGCGGCCTCGCCGGCTCCGCGTTCGAGATAGACGACCGCTTCACCGGCTACGACGCCGAGACCATCGACGCCCTGGGCTTCGACGGCGGCAAGATGCTCACCCGCATCGCCCTCGACGACCCCGCCACCGCCGCCACCCTGGAGTCCAGCGCCCGCGCCGTCGACGCGCTCGCCGACCGGCGGCTCATCGCGATGGTCGAGCCGTTTCTGTCCCGCTGGGAGAACGGCCGGGTACGCAACGACCTCTCCCCGGACGCCGTCGTCACGTCCGTCTCCATCGCCTCCGGGCTCGGCCGGCGCAGCGCGTACACGTGGCTGAAGCTGCCCGTCGTCCCGGAGATGGAGCGCGTCGTCGCCGCCACCACGCTGCCCGTGCTGCTGCTCGGCGGCGACGCCGGCGGCGCGGACGACCAGCGCGCGGTGTTCGACGCCTGGCGCGGGGCGCTGCGGCTGCCCGGGGTACAAGGGCTGGTGGTGGGCCGTTCGCTGCTGTACCCGGCGGACGGCGACGTGAGCGGGGCAGTGGACCGGGCGGTGAGTTTGCTGTGA
- a CDS encoding TetR/AcrR family transcriptional regulator, with the protein MASVDGDLIPLEKPRPERADAARNRRLLLCTAREMIEEEGAENVTMDGLAERAGVGKGTVYRRFRTRSGIFVALLNEVESAFQQRVLSGPPPLGPGAAPMDRLIAYGRGRIAFLREHHAVARAALGPNQPIALDGSGITRPHIRFLLDRAGVGAESLDALTLQLTAALQGSAMLYLAIPDQPSDPAADSAGARYLDALAEGWEVLVARICRA; encoded by the coding sequence GTGGCCTCTGTGGACGGTGACCTGATCCCCCTGGAGAAACCCCGCCCGGAGCGGGCCGACGCGGCGCGTAACCGCAGGCTGCTGCTGTGTACGGCCCGTGAGATGATCGAGGAGGAGGGCGCCGAGAACGTCACCATGGACGGCCTGGCGGAGCGCGCCGGCGTGGGCAAGGGCACGGTCTACCGCCGCTTCCGTACGCGGTCGGGAATCTTCGTCGCCCTCCTGAACGAGGTGGAGAGCGCCTTCCAGCAGCGCGTGCTGTCCGGCCCGCCGCCGCTGGGCCCGGGCGCCGCCCCGATGGACCGGCTGATCGCCTACGGCCGGGGCCGCATCGCGTTCCTGCGCGAGCACCACGCGGTCGCCCGCGCGGCACTGGGCCCCAACCAGCCCATAGCCCTCGACGGCTCGGGCATCACGCGCCCGCACATCCGCTTCCTGCTGGACCGGGCCGGTGTGGGCGCCGAGAGCCTCGACGCGCTGACCCTCCAGCTCACCGCCGCGCTGCAGGGCTCGGCGATGCTCTACCTCGCCATTCCGGACCAGCCGTCGGACCCGGCGGCGGACAGCGCCGGCGCCCGCTATCTCGACGCGCTGGCGGAGGGGTGGGAGGTCCTGGTCGCGCGGATCTGCCGCGCCTGA
- the iolC gene encoding 5-dehydro-2-deoxygluconokinase, with protein MPYDVVTMGRVGVDIYPLQTGVGLAEVSTFGKYLGGSATNVAVAAARYGHGAAVITKTGADPFGTFVRAALRGYGVGTDFVGTSPGLPTPVTFCEIFPPDDFPLYFYRYPKAPDLDLAVDELDMDAVRAARVFWMTGTGLSEEPSRTATLAALEARGRAAHTVFDLDWRPMFWPEGAGASADGLARGLYQRALAHATVAVGNLEECEVATGEREPRAAARALLATGVELAVVKQGPRGVLAVHRDGAEAEVPPVPVEVVNGLGAGDAFGGALIHGMLEGWELDRTIAFANAAGAHVAGELACSDAMPTAAQVEARLRAAGAGS; from the coding sequence ATGCCGTACGACGTGGTGACCATGGGGCGGGTCGGGGTGGACATCTATCCGCTGCAGACCGGCGTCGGCCTCGCGGAGGTCAGCACGTTCGGCAAGTACCTCGGCGGGAGCGCCACCAACGTCGCCGTCGCCGCCGCCCGTTACGGGCACGGCGCGGCGGTGATCACCAAGACGGGCGCCGACCCCTTCGGCACCTTCGTCCGCGCCGCGCTGCGCGGATACGGGGTCGGCACCGACTTCGTCGGCACCTCACCGGGGCTGCCCACGCCCGTGACGTTCTGCGAGATCTTCCCGCCGGACGACTTCCCGCTCTACTTCTACCGCTACCCCAAGGCGCCGGACCTGGACCTGGCGGTGGACGAGCTGGACATGGACGCGGTGCGCGCGGCGCGGGTGTTCTGGATGACGGGCACCGGGCTGAGCGAGGAGCCCTCGCGGACGGCGACGCTGGCGGCGCTGGAGGCCCGCGGCCGGGCGGCGCACACCGTCTTCGACCTGGACTGGCGGCCGATGTTCTGGCCCGAGGGCGCGGGGGCGTCGGCCGACGGCCTGGCGCGCGGGCTCTACCAGCGGGCGCTGGCGCACGCGACGGTGGCCGTCGGCAACCTGGAGGAGTGCGAAGTCGCGACGGGGGAGCGGGAACCGCGCGCCGCGGCGCGGGCGCTGCTGGCCACGGGGGTGGAACTGGCCGTCGTCAAGCAGGGCCCGCGGGGGGTGCTGGCCGTGCACCGCGACGGCGCCGAGGCGGAGGTGCCGCCGGTGCCGGTGGAGGTCGTCAACGGCCTCGGCGCGGGCGACGCCTTCGGCGGCGCGCTGATCCACGGGATGCTGGAGGGCTGGGAGCTGGACCGCACGATCGCCTTCGCCAACGCGGCGGGGGCGCACGTGGCGGGGGAGCTGGCGTGTTCGGACGCGATGCCGACGGCGGCGCAGGTGGAGGCCCGGCTGCGGGCGGCGGGAGCGGGGTCGTGA
- a CDS encoding carbohydrate ABC transporter permease has protein sequence MSTRIERTFTYGILSIFAVISLTPVIGILSTAFGEKGSLNTGFALPEGGLNWGNFSDAWSQGNFGTYLGNSILVAVVVVTVATVLSILAAYAFGVMRFPGSNVLFYVFVIGLTLPQEALVVPLYFDLRHYEITDTYWALILPQTAQSLAFGVFWMRTYFRNSAQSVMEAARVDGANSFTTLWRILVPMGRPAITTMIVITFMWTWNEFLMALVMISEEGLRTVPLGLAFFQGQQTSDTSLLAAAAVLIALPVVVVYIALQRRFIEGMLTGAVKE, from the coding sequence ATGAGCACCAGGATCGAACGCACCTTCACCTACGGCATCCTGTCGATATTCGCCGTCATCTCGCTGACGCCGGTCATCGGCATCCTGTCGACCGCCTTCGGCGAGAAGGGCTCCCTCAACACCGGGTTCGCCCTGCCGGAAGGCGGGCTGAACTGGGGCAACTTCTCCGACGCCTGGAGCCAGGGCAACTTCGGCACGTACCTGGGGAACTCGATACTCGTGGCGGTCGTCGTGGTCACGGTCGCGACCGTGCTGTCGATCCTGGCGGCGTACGCCTTCGGCGTGATGCGCTTCCCCGGCTCGAACGTGCTGTTCTACGTGTTCGTCATCGGCCTGACGCTGCCGCAGGAGGCGCTGGTCGTACCGCTCTACTTCGACCTGCGGCACTACGAGATCACCGACACGTACTGGGCGCTGATCCTGCCGCAGACCGCGCAGTCGCTGGCGTTCGGCGTGTTCTGGATGCGGACGTACTTCCGCAACAGCGCGCAGTCGGTCATGGAGGCCGCGCGGGTCGACGGGGCGAACAGCTTCACGACGCTGTGGCGGATCCTCGTCCCGATGGGGCGGCCGGCGATCACCACGATGATCGTCATCACCTTCATGTGGACGTGGAACGAGTTCCTGATGGCGCTGGTGATGATCAGCGAGGAGGGGCTGCGCACCGTGCCGCTGGGGCTGGCCTTCTTCCAGGGGCAGCAGACCTCGGACACCTCGCTGCTCGCCGCGGCGGCCGTGCTGATCGCGCTGCCGGTGGTGGTCGTGTACATAGCGCTGCAGCGGCGGTTCATCGAGGGAATGCTCACCGGAGCGGTCAAGGAGTAG